CCCTTTTCTGAGATCTGAAACTTCAAGATCATAAGCAAGCATTATTGTAAGGCCAAGAATAAGCAATTCCATTCTTTGGATCAACATTTCCTGCGACTCCCAGGGATAACAGTTGTCCAAGTTCCTGAGATTATGCACTTCAAAATACTAACCTCGTACCGAGTCACCTGTCCCGACGGCTCGGGATCTCCCAGCCTGCCCCTCCCGGAGCGGGGCTGGCAGGCGCTACGCTCCGATTGGCAGTAGGCGGTTAGCCCCGCTTGGCGGGATTTCCGCTGCGCTCCAACAGTTGGCAGTCTTACTTATACGGAGGACAGGCACGTATCATTTCTCCAGTTCTCCTCCAAAGGAGTTCCTTCGGAACATCTCTCCCCGCAGGGTCCTTTGGATAATTCTCCATATGATTCATTCAATTCTTCATTCTGGATTCATTTGCTGGTTAAGAAATCATATACGATGCTAGTGTAGTGCTTCGCGAGAACTTACAATGACATTATCAAATAGAAGCGAATTAGTGATACGAGGCACTACATAATGGTAAGAATTATTGAGGCTGCGAACGAATCTTTTTTCTGATCTGACTAAGAAACTCCTCAAGTTTTCGATACCTGTCTTCGACTTCCTGCGGAACACTTATTTCAACCAAACGTGACAATTCGCGTGTTTGGCCATAAAAGAGAGACTGCCCCGCGGAGCGTTCCAACACTCCAAGAGGTTTCCCGGTCCGGGTATCACCCTCGCCCGAAGTCCCTTCTACCGGTTCAGGAGGATGTGAATATTTCACCGCCTTCTGAAGGAGATCCAACGCCTTCTTGGAGTCTCCTTTTCTCCAGGCAACGTAACCGTTGAGAAAATAGGCTTCCGCACTTTGATAGTTTGAGGCAGTTACAGCATCAAAATAGAACTGAGCCTCAGAAAGGTCACCCCGAATCAGTAAAACCTGCCCCAGGCGAATCAGCGGACCGGTTTCTTCTTTATTAATCCTGAGGACCTTTTGGAACTCGGATTCGGCCTTTTCGATGTTGAAGATCTCGTTCTGTTCGAAACGAAGGTAAAGGTTCCCTAACTGTAAATGTGCCCGGGTGCTGGTGGGATTCACCTGCACCAGCCGTTTCCACGCTTCCTTTGCATTTTCGTATTCCCCCAGTTCCATGTGCATGTTTCCCAGATAGTAGAGAGCGTCTTCATGTTTGTCGTTAAGTGCGAGAGCCCGCTGGTACTCCCCGGCTGCTTCTCCCGGCTTTCCCGAAATTCGGTTTTCTGTAGCTTTTCGATAGATCTCCCAAAAACTCCGGATCTTCTCTTTTTCGGCGGTCCATTCTTGATCATCTTCCTTTTGCGTGGTCCGCTGAGGTCCTGGCTTATTGAGAAAAGTAATGACCACGAGGAGAGTGAACACGCCAGCAAATACACCAAGAGGAATTCCTCTTCTCATGAGACTTTACATTCTCTCATAAGTGGCCTCCCCCTCCAGGATTCGCACTGTCTGGTTGGCTTCAACATTGTGAAAGAGTTGTCGGGTCCCGCCGGGCCAATTAATCTCCAGCGTGTCCACTCTGGAGCTGGATCCCAGGCCAAAATGTTCGACCAGACTGTTTTGCGAACAGTAAGAGCTCTGAGCCCCCACCTGGCAGATTTGGTACGTGCCGTCGGCAACCAGACGCAGCTTGGCACCGATCGCTGAACGATTGCTTTGCCTCCCTTCCAGGCTCACCTTTAACCAATTGTTTCGATTTCCGCCCTCATTTCTTAGAAGGATCCCCGGTCCGTTGTTGTTCACCACGAAAATGTCCACGTCCCCGTCATTGTCATAATCACCGAAAGCTGCACCACGGCCCACATATTCATTCTGGAAGATGTCGCCACTCACGGTCGAGACGTCGTAAAACCCTTCACTGGCTCCTCGATTCCAAAAGAGCTTGTTCGGCATAGGCACGAGAAGCCACGGTTTTTCCCTCTGCCGAAATGTGCTCCCGTTTGAAATGAACAGATCCGGTCTGCTGTCATTGTTGTAATCGAAAAAAGACGTTCCCCAGCCGATGTAATCAAGGGCGATCTGTCCCAAACCATAGCGGTCTGCCTCGTCCATGAATTTGATGTTGGTCGAGGAGGATTGAGATGCTGCAGCGAATTGGGAACCTACGTTACTGAACAGAGCATTTTCC
The genomic region above belongs to Candidatus Neomarinimicrobiota bacterium and contains:
- a CDS encoding tetratricopeptide repeat protein; the encoded protein is MRRGIPLGVFAGVFTLLVVITFLNKPGPQRTTQKEDDQEWTAEKEKIRSFWEIYRKATENRISGKPGEAAGEYQRALALNDKHEDALYYLGNMHMELGEYENAKEAWKRLVQVNPTSTRAHLQLGNLYLRFEQNEIFNIEKAESEFQKVLRINKEETGPLIRLGQVLLIRGDLSEAQFYFDAVTASNYQSAEAYFLNGYVAWRKGDSKKALDLLQKAVKYSHPPEPVEGTSGEGDTRTGKPLGVLERSAGQSLFYGQTRELSRLVEISVPQEVEDRYRKLEEFLSQIRKKIRSQPQ